In Hyphomicrobiales bacterium, a single genomic region encodes these proteins:
- a CDS encoding 2Fe-2S ferredoxin: MPKITFIAFDGNAHEVEAEVGSTVMENAIRNAVPGIEAECGGACACATCHVYVDDAWSDKTGSPSTMEEDMLDFAYDVRPTSRLSCQIKVTDDLDGLVIRVPERQA, encoded by the coding sequence ATGCCCAAGATCACTTTCATTGCGTTCGATGGGAACGCACACGAAGTCGAGGCCGAAGTCGGCTCGACGGTGATGGAAAACGCCATCCGCAATGCCGTGCCCGGCATCGAGGCGGAATGCGGCGGCGCTTGCGCCTGCGCGACATGCCATGTCTATGTCGATGACGCCTGGTCGGATAAGACCGGCTCGCCGTCGACGATGGAAGAAGACATGCTCGACTTCGCCTATGACGTGCGTCCGACCTCGCGGCTCTCCTGCCAGATCAAGGTGACCGACGATCTCGACGGTCTCGTCATCCGCGTTCCCGAACGCCAGGCCTAA
- a CDS encoding VWA domain-containing protein, with the protein MFVNFFHELKSAGLPVSLREYLTLMGALEADLAEKRVEDFYFLARASLVKDEKNLDKFDRVFGHVFKGLDLMSEAIEAEIPEEWLRKMAEKFLTEEEKAEIEALGGWDKLMETLKQRLAEQKGRHQGGNKWIGTAGTSPFGAYGYNPEGIRIGQEESRHRRAVKVWDKREFKDLDDAVELGTRNIKVALKRLRRFARQGAAEELDLDHTIKSTAHHGYLDIQMRPERRNAVKVLLFFDVGGSMDPFIRLCEELFSAARMEFKTMEYFYFHNCLYERVWKNNRRRHTETISTWDVLHTYPSDYKVIIIGDASMSPYEISYPGGSVEHWNEEAGGVWMQRLSETFPHSVWLNPVSERHWDYTQSIQMVKDLVGHRMFPLTLEGLDGAMKELVR; encoded by the coding sequence ATGTTCGTCAACTTCTTCCATGAGCTGAAATCGGCCGGCCTGCCGGTTTCCCTGCGCGAATACCTCACGCTGATGGGCGCGCTCGAAGCCGACCTCGCCGAAAAGCGGGTCGAGGATTTCTATTTCCTCGCTCGCGCGAGCCTGGTGAAGGACGAGAAGAACCTCGACAAGTTCGACCGCGTGTTCGGCCACGTCTTCAAGGGTCTCGACCTGATGAGCGAAGCCATCGAGGCCGAGATCCCCGAGGAATGGCTGCGCAAGATGGCCGAGAAATTCCTCACCGAGGAGGAGAAGGCCGAGATCGAAGCACTCGGCGGCTGGGACAAGCTGATGGAGACGCTGAAACAGCGCCTCGCCGAACAAAAGGGCCGCCACCAGGGCGGCAACAAGTGGATCGGCACAGCCGGCACCTCGCCCTTCGGCGCCTATGGTTACAACCCCGAAGGCATCCGCATCGGCCAGGAAGAGAGCCGCCACAGGCGCGCGGTGAAGGTCTGGGACAAGCGCGAATTCAAGGACCTCGACGACGCGGTCGAACTCGGCACCCGCAACATCAAGGTCGCGCTGAAGCGCCTGCGCCGTTTTGCGCGGCAAGGGGCGGCGGAAGAGCTCGACCTCGACCACACCATCAAGTCGACCGCCCATCACGGCTATCTCGACATCCAGATGCGCCCGGAGCGCCGCAACGCGGTCAAGGTGCTGTTGTTCTTCGATGTCGGCGGCTCGATGGACCCGTTCATCCGCCTGTGCGAGGAGCTGTTCTCAGCCGCGCGGATGGAATTCAAGACGATGGAGTACTTCTACTTCCACAACTGCCTCTACGAGCGCGTGTGGAAGAACAATCGCCGCCGCCACACCGAGACGATCTCGACCTGGGACGTGCTGCACACCTACCCGTCCGACTACAAGGTCATCATCATCGGCGACGCCTCGATGAGCCCCTACGAAATCTCCTATCCCGGCGGCTCCGTCGAGCACTGGAACGAGGAAGCCGGCGGCGTGTGGATGCAGCGCCTATCTGAGACCTTCCCGCACAGCGTCTGGCTCAACCCCGTCTCGGAACGGCACTGGGACTACACCCAGTCGATCCAGATGGTGAAGGACCTCGTCGGCCACCGCATGTTCCCGCTGACGCTGGAAGGATTGGACGGAGCCATGAAGGAGTTGGTGCGGTAG
- a CDS encoding ferredoxin--NADP(+) reductase: MSQPIETDVVIVGAGPVGLFAVFELGLLDLKCHLVDILDKVGGQCAELYPEKPIYDIPGWPEISGQGLVEKLMEQIEPFHPEFHLGQMVESLQKQDGGFVVTTDAGTVFHAKVVVIAAGGGSFQPKRPPIKGVEEYEGTSVFYAVRKMQDFADKDILIVGGGDSALDWTLNLQPIAKSVTLVHRRPEFRASPDSVNKMKALAADCKVTFHVGQVTALEGEGGALTGAKVKTAEAEEHVTCTHMLPFFGLTMKLGPVAEWGLNLHENLIPVDTEKFATSHEGIYAIGDINWYPGKLKLILSGFHEAALMAQAAKKHISPDERVVFQYTTSSTNLQKKLGVK, encoded by the coding sequence ATGTCGCAGCCGATTGAAACCGATGTCGTGATCGTTGGAGCAGGGCCGGTCGGTCTGTTCGCGGTGTTCGAGCTCGGTCTTCTCGACCTCAAATGCCACCTGGTCGACATTCTCGACAAGGTCGGCGGCCAATGCGCCGAACTCTATCCGGAAAAGCCGATCTACGACATTCCGGGCTGGCCGGAAATTTCGGGCCAGGGCCTGGTCGAGAAGCTGATGGAGCAGATCGAGCCGTTCCATCCCGAATTCCATCTCGGCCAGATGGTCGAAAGCCTGCAGAAGCAGGATGGCGGCTTCGTCGTGACGACGGACGCCGGCACGGTGTTCCACGCCAAGGTGGTGGTGATCGCGGCCGGCGGCGGCTCGTTCCAGCCGAAGCGCCCGCCGATCAAGGGCGTCGAGGAATATGAAGGCACGTCGGTGTTCTACGCCGTGCGCAAGATGCAGGATTTCGCCGACAAGGACATCCTGATCGTCGGCGGCGGCGACTCCGCGCTCGACTGGACGCTTAACCTGCAGCCGATCGCCAAGAGCGTGACGCTTGTGCACCGGCGGCCGGAATTCCGCGCCTCGCCGGATTCGGTCAACAAGATGAAGGCGCTCGCCGCCGACTGCAAGGTGACCTTCCATGTCGGCCAGGTGACTGCGCTTGAGGGCGAAGGCGGCGCGCTGACCGGCGCGAAGGTGAAGACGGCCGAGGCAGAAGAGCACGTCACCTGCACCCACATGCTGCCGTTCTTCGGGCTCACCATGAAGCTCGGTCCGGTTGCCGAGTGGGGCCTCAACCTGCACGAAAACCTGATCCCGGTGGATACCGAGAAGTTCGCCACCTCGCATGAGGGCATCTATGCCATCGGCGACATCAACTGGTATCCGGGCAAGCTGAAGCTGATCCTGTCGGGCTTCCACGAGGCGGCGCTGATGGCGCAGGCGGCGAAGAAGCACATCAGCCCGGATGAGCGGGTGGTGTTCCAGTACACCACGTCGTCGACCAATCTGCAGAAGAAGCTCGGCGTTAAGTAG
- a CDS encoding pyridoxamine 5'-phosphate oxidase, translating to MARDSSMDVAFTPAVKAVQNAKGSREIYARMAASQPWPTRVTPDLAGFIRRQTSFFLGTASADGQPYIQHRGGPAGFLKVLNPTQLGFADFAGNKQYITLGNLSENPRVILFLIDYENARRVKIWGKARVAEDDPALVERLHIAGGRRRAERAIILDVEAWDVNCPQHIPRRIDADRVAELLEERDARIAALEAELARYRP from the coding sequence ATGGCGCGGGACAGCTCCATGGATGTGGCTTTCACGCCGGCGGTGAAGGCCGTTCAGAACGCCAAGGGATCGCGCGAGATCTACGCCCGGATGGCGGCCAGCCAACCGTGGCCGACCCGGGTCACGCCGGACCTCGCCGGCTTCATCCGCCGCCAGACGAGCTTCTTCCTTGGCACCGCCAGCGCCGACGGCCAGCCCTATATCCAGCATCGCGGCGGACCGGCTGGCTTTCTGAAGGTCCTGAACCCGACACAACTCGGCTTCGCCGATTTTGCCGGCAACAAGCAATACATCACACTGGGAAATCTCTCGGAAAACCCCCGGGTGATCCTGTTTCTGATCGATTACGAGAACGCCCGCCGGGTGAAGATCTGGGGCAAGGCCCGCGTGGCGGAAGACGATCCCGCCCTTGTCGAACGACTCCACATCGCCGGCGGGAGGCGCCGCGCCGAAAGAGCCATCATTCTCGACGTCGAGGCATGGGACGTGAACTGCCCGCAGCACATTCCGCGCAGGATCGATGCCGATCGGGTCGCCGAGTTGCTGGAAGAGCGGGATGCCCGCATCGCCGCGCTCGAAGCGGAACTCGCGCGATACAGGCCGTGA
- a CDS encoding Hpt domain-containing protein, with translation MALVGMIDARALGSGAVEGSMSRPVDLVHLARHTLGNRDLEREVLQLFVRQSGVYLDRLRSSATAAACRAAAHTIKGSARGIGAWQVAEAAELVEANVHDDGVEAARLAALQESVDVTNRYIESVLSEL, from the coding sequence ATGGCCCTTGTTGGTATGATTGATGCGCGTGCGCTGGGTTCAGGCGCGGTGGAAGGCAGCATGTCGCGACCGGTCGATCTGGTCCATCTGGCACGTCACACGCTGGGCAATCGCGATCTTGAGCGCGAAGTGCTGCAGCTCTTCGTCCGTCAGTCGGGCGTTTATCTGGATCGCCTGCGTTCCTCGGCGACCGCCGCGGCCTGCCGTGCCGCTGCCCACACGATCAAGGGCTCGGCCCGTGGTATCGGTGCCTGGCAGGTTGCCGAAGCGGCCGAACTGGTCGAAGCCAATGTTCATGACGACGGCGTCGAAGCAGCGCGCCTTGCGGCCCTGCAGGAAAGCGTCGACGTTACCAACCGCTACATCGAGTCGGTGCTGTCCGAACTCTGA
- a CDS encoding zinc ribbon domain-containing protein translates to MPTYDYECADCGTRHKIQHAMSAPAPECPSCSGTLAKILITAPAVSGVNGGSGFSSEPAACDMPGGGCATGACPFA, encoded by the coding sequence ATGCCGACCTACGATTACGAATGCGCCGACTGCGGCACCCGTCACAAGATCCAGCACGCCATGTCCGCGCCGGCGCCCGAGTGCCCGAGCTGCAGCGGCACTCTGGCGAAGATCCTCATCACCGCCCCCGCCGTTTCCGGCGTCAATGGCGGCTCGGGCTTCTCGTCCGAACCGGCGGCCTGCGACATGCCCGGCGGCGGCTGCGCGACGGGCGCCTGCCCGTTCGCTTGA
- a CDS encoding MFS transporter gives MIMAAVMQLSFATWWTLLNNFAVDAVGFTGKEIGIQQSVREIPGFLSFTAVFVLLIMREQTLALVSLLLLGIGVALTGYLPSFWGLIFTTMVMSIGFHFYETMNQSLSLQWLAKDEAPRKMGQIMAVGAFAQLIAYGLIFFGWQTFNWSFQSVFLIAGLGTLVVATLLWIAFPHFKEGVPQRKKLVFRKRYWLYYALTFMGGARRQIFTVFAGFMMVEKFGYDVHHVSGLFLINCIVNMLFAPKIGSAIGRFGERNALTFEYVGLIGVFVAYAFVTNATIAAALYVIDHAFFALAIAMKTYFQKIADPADIAPTTGVAFTINHIAAVVIPAAFGLIWLVSPAAVFLIGAAMAVGSLVLARMIPRHPEPGRELAWHPAPRTAPQSMPAE, from the coding sequence ATGATCATGGCCGCCGTGATGCAGCTGTCGTTCGCCACCTGGTGGACGCTGTTGAATAATTTCGCCGTCGACGCGGTCGGCTTCACCGGCAAGGAAATCGGCATCCAGCAGTCGGTGCGCGAGATCCCCGGCTTCCTGTCGTTTACGGCCGTTTTCGTGCTGCTGATTATGCGCGAACAGACGCTCGCGCTGGTGTCACTGCTGCTGCTTGGCATCGGCGTCGCGCTGACCGGCTATCTGCCGAGTTTCTGGGGCCTCATCTTCACCACCATGGTGATGTCGATCGGCTTTCACTTCTACGAGACGATGAACCAGTCGCTGTCGCTGCAATGGCTGGCGAAGGACGAGGCGCCCAGGAAGATGGGCCAGATCATGGCCGTCGGCGCCTTCGCGCAGCTGATCGCCTACGGCCTCATCTTCTTCGGCTGGCAGACCTTCAACTGGTCGTTCCAGAGCGTGTTCCTGATCGCCGGCCTCGGCACGCTGGTCGTCGCCACCCTGCTGTGGATCGCCTTCCCGCACTTCAAGGAAGGCGTGCCGCAGCGAAAGAAGCTGGTCTTTCGCAAGCGCTACTGGCTCTACTACGCGCTGACCTTCATGGGCGGCGCGCGGCGGCAGATCTTCACGGTCTTCGCTGGCTTCATGATGGTCGAGAAATTCGGCTACGACGTGCACCACGTCTCCGGCCTGTTCCTCATCAACTGCATCGTCAACATGCTGTTCGCGCCGAAGATCGGCTCGGCCATCGGCCGCTTCGGCGAACGCAACGCGCTGACGTTTGAGTATGTCGGACTGATCGGCGTCTTCGTCGCCTATGCCTTCGTCACCAACGCGACGATCGCCGCCGCGCTCTACGTGATCGACCACGCCTTCTTCGCGCTGGCGATCGCCATGAAGACCTATTTCCAGAAGATCGCCGACCCGGCCGACATCGCGCCGACCACCGGCGTTGCCTTCACCATCAACCACATCGCCGCGGTGGTCATCCCCGCCGCCTTCGGGCTCATCTGGCTGGTCTCGCCGGCGGCTGTGTTCCTGATCGGCGCCGCCATGGCGGTCGGCTCGCTGGTGCTTGCCCGCATGATCCCGCGCCACCCGGAGCCGGGCCGCGAACTCGCCTGGCACCCGGCGCCGCGCACCGCTCCGCAGTCAATGCCGGCGGAGTAG
- a CDS encoding alkylhydroperoxidase — translation MSRIPIPASVDDAPQASQPLLKQVGNMLGSVPNLFRLVGNSPAALEGYLGLFGALGKGALPAPTRERIALAVAQFNGCGYCLSAHTYLGEKVAKLSAEEIAYNRKGRSTDPGADAAVIFAVKVAENRGRVSNTDLAAVRTAGYSDAQIIEIVQHVALNVWTNYLNEVAQTEIDFPVANGIAA, via the coding sequence ATGTCACGCATTCCCATTCCCGCCTCGGTCGACGACGCCCCGCAAGCCTCGCAGCCGCTTCTGAAACAGGTCGGCAACATGCTCGGCAGCGTGCCCAACCTGTTCCGCCTCGTAGGCAACAGCCCGGCGGCGCTGGAAGGCTATCTCGGCCTTTTCGGCGCACTCGGCAAAGGCGCCCTGCCGGCCCCGACCCGCGAACGCATCGCGCTCGCCGTCGCCCAGTTCAATGGCTGCGGCTACTGCCTGTCGGCCCACACCTATCTCGGCGAAAAGGTCGCCAAGCTCTCGGCCGAGGAGATCGCCTATAACCGCAAGGGTCGCTCCACCGATCCCGGCGCCGACGCGGCGGTCATCTTTGCCGTCAAGGTCGCCGAAAACCGCGGCCGCGTCAGCAATACCGATCTCGCCGCCGTTCGCACCGCCGGCTACAGCGATGCCCAGATCATCGAGATCGTGCAGCACGTCGCCCTCAACGTGTGGACCAACTACCTCAACGAAGTAGCCCAGACCGAGATCGATTTCCCGGTCGCCAACGGCATCGCCGCGTAA
- a CDS encoding YitT family protein → MDTFAADQPRAQFRHSLFDDVQGLAFGVLMTAFSVVLLKSAGLVTGQIAGLAVLISYASGWGFAPVFFVLNIPFYALALKRRGARFTLYTLAVVAGLSAVTALLPMAISFNHLDPWLAALLAGCCAGVGLIALFRHGASAGGLGIVALIVQEKTGFRAGWFQQAFDAVLFAAAFFVLDPVAVFISLFGAFVLNAIIALNHRPERYPVSL, encoded by the coding sequence ATGGACACCTTCGCTGCGGACCAACCGCGCGCGCAGTTTCGTCATTCCCTGTTCGACGACGTCCAGGGGCTTGCCTTCGGCGTCCTGATGACGGCGTTCAGCGTCGTTTTGCTCAAATCGGCAGGGCTGGTGACCGGCCAGATCGCCGGGCTGGCGGTGCTCATTTCATATGCGAGCGGCTGGGGCTTCGCGCCGGTCTTTTTCGTCTTGAACATTCCGTTTTACGCGCTTGCCCTGAAGCGGCGCGGCGCGCGGTTCACGCTCTATACGCTGGCGGTGGTCGCCGGGCTTTCGGCGGTTACGGCGCTGTTGCCTATGGCGATCTCGTTCAATCACCTCGATCCCTGGCTGGCGGCTTTGCTGGCCGGATGTTGCGCTGGCGTCGGCCTGATCGCGCTGTTTCGCCATGGTGCGAGCGCGGGAGGGCTCGGCATCGTTGCGCTGATCGTGCAGGAAAAGACCGGTTTCCGCGCCGGCTGGTTTCAGCAGGCGTTCGATGCGGTGTTGTTTGCCGCCGCCTTCTTCGTTCTCGATCCTGTAGCGGTGTTCATTTCGCTGTTTGGCGCCTTTGTTCTCAACGCGATCATTGCCCTCAATCACCGCCCGGAGCGCTATCCGGTCAGCCTTTGA
- a CDS encoding TIGR01620 family protein, producing the protein MTDRQRKPTAFRLDDPDVVITAAAPAETDALIALAEADLAAPPAPPMKRRFRWSSLFFSALGGLISLGVGLAVDQLIRDLFSRADWLGWLGIGLAALALLAALAIVLRELFGIWRLNRIDRLRTTADAVIEADDRAGAIGLVRNVSDLYANRPDTARGRAAIAQRHGEIIDGADLVRLAERDLFAPLDARARRLVIDSAKRVSVVTAISPRAVVDVLFVFVESLRLIRRVSDLYGGRPGGIGFMRLARHVIGHLAVTGSIAIGDSLVQQLVGHGLAAKLSARLGEGVINGMLTARIGLAAIDVCRPLPFAALNRPRIGDVLSELMKSADADGNDKSKPGR; encoded by the coding sequence ATGACCGACCGCCAGCGCAAACCGACCGCCTTCCGCCTCGACGACCCCGACGTCGTCATCACCGCCGCCGCACCCGCCGAGACGGACGCCCTCATCGCCCTTGCCGAGGCCGATCTCGCTGCTCCGCCGGCACCACCTATGAAGCGCCGCTTCCGTTGGAGCTCGCTGTTCTTTAGTGCGCTCGGCGGTCTGATCTCGCTCGGCGTCGGCCTTGCCGTCGACCAGTTGATCCGCGACCTCTTTTCGCGCGCCGACTGGCTCGGCTGGCTCGGTATCGGCCTCGCCGCACTCGCCCTGCTGGCCGCCCTTGCCATCGTGTTGCGCGAGCTGTTCGGCATCTGGCGCCTCAACCGCATCGACCGGCTGCGCACCACCGCGGACGCCGTCATCGAGGCCGACGATCGCGCCGGCGCCATCGGCCTCGTGCGCAATGTCTCCGACCTCTATGCAAACCGGCCCGACACCGCGCGTGGCCGTGCGGCCATCGCCCAGCGCCATGGCGAGATCATCGACGGCGCCGACCTCGTGCGCCTCGCCGAACGCGACCTCTTTGCCCCGCTCGACGCCCGCGCCCGCCGCCTCGTCATCGACTCGGCCAAGCGCGTTTCCGTCGTCACCGCGATCAGCCCGCGCGCCGTGGTCGACGTGCTGTTCGTTTTCGTCGAAAGCCTGAGGCTGATCCGCCGCGTCTCCGACCTCTACGGCGGCCGCCCGGGAGGCATCGGTTTCATGCGGCTCGCACGCCACGTCATCGGCCACCTTGCCGTCACCGGCTCGATCGCCATCGGCGATAGTCTGGTGCAGCAACTCGTCGGCCATGGCCTTGCGGCAAAGCTCTCCGCCCGCCTCGGCGAGGGCGTCATCAATGGCATGTTGACCGCACGCATCGGCCTTGCGGCAATAGACGTCTGCCGGCCGCTCCCCTTCGCCGCGCTCAACCGCCCGAGGATCGGCGACGTGCTGTCGGAGCTGATGAAATCGGCTGACGCGGACGGCAACGACAAGTCGAAACCCGGTCGCTAA
- a CDS encoding LysR family transcriptional regulator, whose translation MTDRFDAMSVLVAAADAGSLSAAARRLGMPLATVSRWVAELEERLGTRILHRSTRGLSLTEPGEAYLAACRSILEQVGEAERVAAGEFSVPKGLLTVSAPIVFGRLHVLPVIAAFLETYREVDVRLEQSDRPVSLVEDRIDAAIRIGHLPDSRLRARRIGEVRRVICASPAYLAERGRPERPDDLAGHDCVTFENLMAPDRWQFGEGQAQRTVTVKSRMVVNTAEAAVDAAVAGLGLTRVLSYQAVEAVAAGRLEIVLQDHEPEPWPVSILYGGGLVPQKLRMFVDFAAPRLEARLANGRGGRA comes from the coding sequence ATGACCGACCGTTTCGATGCCATGTCCGTACTTGTCGCCGCTGCGGATGCGGGCAGCCTGTCGGCCGCGGCGCGGCGACTGGGGATGCCGCTCGCGACCGTCAGCAGGTGGGTGGCTGAACTCGAAGAGCGGCTCGGCACCCGGATCCTGCACCGCTCCACGCGCGGCCTTTCATTGACCGAACCGGGGGAGGCCTATCTCGCGGCGTGTCGCAGCATTCTGGAACAGGTGGGCGAGGCCGAGCGGGTCGCGGCTGGCGAATTCAGTGTTCCGAAGGGGCTGTTGACGGTGTCCGCGCCCATCGTTTTCGGGCGGCTGCATGTGCTGCCGGTCATCGCGGCGTTTCTCGAAACCTACCGGGAGGTCGATGTCAGGCTGGAGCAATCCGACCGCCCGGTCAGCCTTGTCGAGGACCGGATCGACGCGGCGATCCGCATCGGTCATCTGCCCGACAGCCGGTTGCGCGCACGGCGGATCGGCGAGGTGCGCCGGGTGATCTGCGCGAGCCCGGCCTATCTTGCCGAGCGTGGCCGGCCCGAGCGGCCCGATGATCTGGCGGGGCACGATTGCGTCACGTTCGAAAACCTTATGGCGCCCGACCGCTGGCAGTTCGGCGAAGGACAGGCGCAACGAACCGTCACGGTCAAGTCGCGCATGGTCGTCAATACGGCCGAAGCCGCCGTCGACGCCGCCGTCGCCGGCCTTGGGCTGACCCGGGTGCTGTCCTATCAGGCGGTCGAGGCGGTTGCGGCAGGGCGGCTGGAAATCGTGCTTCAGGACCACGAGCCGGAGCCGTGGCCGGTCAGCATCCTCTATGGCGGCGGTCTCGTTCCGCAAAAACTGCGCATGTTCGTCGACTTTGCCGCCCCTCGGCTGGAGGCGAGACTGGCGAACGGGAGAGGCGGGCGCGCCTGA
- a CDS encoding SAM-dependent methyltransferase codes for MTGRKEKRLVSGFYRRHISPYVVNAVCSFPKLTEQRELVVPQAEGVVVEIGIGTGLNLVHYDPERVRHVIGVNPSDGLTSLVDFSRLHGDISGELVEESAEAMSLESGTADTIVVTYTMCSIPDIAAAVSEMRRVLKPGGRLLFCEHGRADDPRTARWQDRLNPIWRSMAQGCHLNRRPGELLEEGGFTLEDAHRYPLVGVPSIIGFHHIGTARPR; via the coding sequence CTGACGGGTCGCAAGGAGAAGCGTTTGGTCAGCGGATTCTATCGCCGGCATATCAGCCCGTATGTGGTCAACGCGGTGTGCTCGTTCCCGAAGCTCACCGAGCAGCGCGAGCTTGTCGTGCCGCAGGCCGAGGGCGTCGTCGTCGAGATCGGCATCGGCACCGGGCTGAACCTCGTCCACTACGATCCCGAGCGGGTGCGCCACGTGATCGGCGTCAACCCGTCTGACGGGCTGACGTCGCTCGTTGATTTCTCCCGCCTGCACGGCGACATATCCGGCGAGCTGGTCGAGGAATCGGCTGAAGCCATGTCGCTCGAGAGCGGCACGGCGGACACCATCGTCGTCACCTACACGATGTGCTCGATCCCCGATATCGCGGCGGCCGTTTCCGAGATGCGGCGGGTGCTGAAACCCGGTGGGCGGCTGCTCTTTTGCGAGCACGGGCGGGCGGACGATCCGCGCACCGCGCGCTGGCAGGACCGGCTCAACCCGATCTGGCGGTCGATGGCGCAGGGCTGCCACCTCAACCGTCGGCCGGGCGAACTGCTCGAAGAGGGCGGGTTCACGCTGGAAGACGCGCACCGCTATCCGCTTGTCGGCGTGCCCTCGATCATCGGCTTCCACCACATCGGCACGGCGCGGCCGAGGTAG
- a CDS encoding MarR family transcriptional regulator, with translation MSFDRTRSAGYLANHMARLFATGLAARIKPLGLAPAQFMTLLELWQEDGLTQKQLVARLDVEQATMANTLARMERDGLIVRRPHPDDGRAQSVNLTEKARALEAPATEAAAAQNAMALSDLDDAERRQFLALTQRVIAAMRAGIGEPGRDQDTSA, from the coding sequence ATGAGCTTCGACAGGACCAGATCGGCGGGATACCTCGCCAACCACATGGCACGGCTGTTCGCGACCGGCCTGGCCGCGCGGATCAAGCCGCTTGGCCTGGCGCCGGCGCAATTCATGACGCTGCTGGAGTTGTGGCAGGAAGACGGGCTGACGCAGAAACAACTGGTCGCCCGCCTCGATGTCGAACAGGCGACGATGGCCAACACGCTGGCGCGCATGGAGCGCGACGGGCTGATCGTCCGCCGCCCGCATCCGGACGACGGCAGAGCCCAGTCGGTAAATCTGACGGAAAAGGCCCGCGCCCTGGAAGCGCCGGCGACCGAGGCCGCCGCGGCGCAGAACGCCATGGCGCTGTCGGATCTCGACGACGCCGAGCGCCGTCAGTTCCTCGCCCTCACGCAACGCGTGATTGCAGCCATGCGCGCCGGCATCGGCGAACCGGGCAGGGATCAGGATACGAGCGCATAG
- a CDS encoding AraC family transcriptional regulator — MSERRQMFEHATHPEMFLPPPHDDVRAVVAYARDRDSAEVNPPHTHDRGQLLHIISGSMSVDTQSGTFIVPRERAVWIPAGVVHGTRTHSLTALRTIYVRPEAAPHLPGAPTVVQVSPLLRELILALMARPRAYEEDGADGRLVAVLLDQIAASVSAPLHLPMPDEPRLRAVAEALRDDPGDPRGIADFAVLAAVSVRTFERRFRKQTGLTVRAWRRQAKLLKALELLADQMPVTLVAEKLGYESPSAFIALFRESFGISPGRYFRS; from the coding sequence ATGTCGGAAAGGCGTCAAATGTTCGAGCATGCCACGCATCCCGAGATGTTTTTGCCGCCGCCGCATGACGATGTGCGCGCGGTGGTGGCCTATGCGCGCGACCGCGACAGCGCCGAGGTGAACCCGCCGCACACCCATGATCGCGGTCAGCTGTTGCACATCATCTCGGGGTCCATGTCGGTCGACACCCAGTCGGGCACCTTCATCGTGCCGCGCGAGCGGGCGGTGTGGATTCCGGCCGGCGTGGTGCACGGTACACGCACCCACTCGCTGACGGCGCTACGCACGATCTATGTGCGTCCCGAGGCGGCGCCGCATCTGCCCGGTGCGCCGACCGTGGTGCAGGTCTCGCCACTTTTGCGCGAATTGATCCTTGCCCTGATGGCGCGGCCGCGCGCCTATGAAGAGGACGGCGCTGATGGCCGGCTGGTCGCGGTGCTGCTCGATCAGATCGCGGCGTCGGTCAGCGCGCCGCTGCATCTGCCGATGCCGGACGAACCGCGCCTGCGCGCGGTTGCCGAAGCCTTGCGTGACGATCCTGGCGATCCGCGTGGCATTGCCGATTTCGCGGTACTCGCCGCCGTTTCGGTGCGCACCTTCGAGCGGCGGTTCCGCAAGCAGACGGGGCTGACGGTCAGAGCCTGGCGGCGGCAGGCGAAACTCCTGAAAGCGCTCGAACTGCTCGCCGATCAGATGCCGGTGACGCTGGTTGCGGAAAAGCTCGGCTATGAGAGCCCGAGCGCCTTCATCGCGCTGTTCCGCGAGTCCTTCGGCATCAGCCCGGGGCGGTATTTTCGAAGCTGA
- a CDS encoding DUF1348 domain-containing protein — protein sequence MSRPPIPPFTAETAAQKARMAEDAWNTQDPAKVALAYTPDTRWRNRSEFLNGRAQVEAFLARKWVAENDYRLIKEVWVHGANRIAVRFVYEWRDGCGNWFRSHGNENWLFDADGYMAERHASINDVPISEEERLFRWPAGRRPDDHPGLTELGL from the coding sequence ATGAGCCGTCCCCCGATCCCCCCGTTCACCGCCGAGACCGCCGCGCAGAAGGCGCGCATGGCCGAAGACGCATGGAATACACAGGACCCCGCGAAGGTGGCGCTGGCCTACACGCCCGACACCAGATGGCGCAACCGTTCGGAATTCCTCAACGGGCGCGCGCAGGTCGAGGCTTTTCTCGCCCGCAAATGGGTCGCCGAAAACGACTACCGGCTGATCAAGGAAGTCTGGGTCCATGGCGCCAACCGCATCGCCGTGCGCTTTGTCTACGAATGGCGCGATGGCTGCGGAAACTGGTTCCGCTCGCACGGCAACGAAAACTGGCTGTTCGATGCCGACGGCTACATGGCCGAGCGCCACGCCTCGATCAACGACGTGCCGATCTCCGAGGAGGAAAGGCTGTTCCGCTGGCCCGCCGGCCGCCGGCCCGACGACCATCCCGGCCTGACCGAACTGGGGCTGTGA